The Actinomycetota bacterium genomic interval CGAGCGCGGCCCAGCACATCACCTTGGAGTGCACGAAGTGCTGGGGCTTCCCCCGCACCTCCCAGATCCCCGGGTCGGCTCGCCGCCAGTTCGCGGCGGCCGTGTCGACGAGCCCCACCAGGAACCGCCAGTAGTCGTCGTCGGGGGAGTGCCCGCGCTCGTGCCACCGCCACGACAGGGCCAGCAGCTCGCCGTAGACGTCGTGCTGATCCTGCTCGTACGCGGCGTTGCCCACCCGGACTGGCCGGGACCGCCGGTACCCCTCCAGGAAGTCGAGGTCCATCTCCACCAGGCGCCGCTCGCCCCCCACGCCGAACATGATCTGGAGGTCCTCCGCGTTGCCGGCCGCGCTCCGTTCGATGAAGCGGCGGAACCCCTCCGCCTCGGCGTCGAACCCCAGCTCCCCCAGCGAGCGCAGCGCGAACGTGGAGTCCCGGATCCAGCTGAACCGGTAGTCCCAGTTGCGCGCGGCGCCGACCTTCTCGGGAAGGGACGTGGTGGCCGCGGCGGCCATCGCTCCCGTGGGGCTGTGGACCAGCGACTTCAGCACCACCGCCGAGTGGATCGCCGCGGGGCCGTCGGGACTCTCCAGGCGGCCCCGTGAGGACCACCGGCGCCACCACTTGATCGTCTCCTCGATCCGCCGGTCGAGGTCCCCGGGGTCCGGCGACTCGGGAGGATCCGGGTCCATCTCCTCGGGGTGGACGTACTGGAGGCTCAGGTGGACGCGCTCGCCGGCACGGACCACCACGTCACCGGCCAGACCGTGCTCCTCAAACACGGCGAGGTCGGCATCGGTCGAGATGAGCAGCCCGTCGTTCCCCCCGATCGCGCTGTGCAACCGGAGGCCGTGCCGGCGGATCCACGGCCGGACCTCCCCGTAGTCGAAGCGGGGGACGATCTCGAGGCGGAGCTCGATCGCGCCCCGGACGCCCTCTACCACCCGCAGGACCTGCCGGTGCGGGTTGTCCCGCCCGCCGCGACGCATGGTGAAGCAGTCGGTGACCCTCACCTCGCCGCCGCCGGTCCGGAAGGTCGTCTCGAGCACCAGGGTCCCGTCGACGTATCGGCGGAAGCATTCGAAGTCCGCCGCGGCTGGGGTGATCGAGCAGTATCCCGCCCCCTTCCAGTCGAGGATCCGGCCGAAGCAGCTTCCCGAGTCGAATCGCGGCATGCAGCACCAGTCGATCGACGCGTTGCGCGAGACCAGCGCCGCGGAATGGCAGTCCGCGATGAGGGCGTAGTCGCCGATCGGCGGGTACTGTGAGCGACGGGGCACGCGGCCTCCTGGGAACAGGGCTCGCTGGCGGGAATGCGCAGGTGACGTTGCCCGAAGCACACGAGGCGAAACGAGGGCCGTTCGTGGGTACGAACGTCGCGTGAGGGCGAACCCGACATGAGCGCCGAGGCCGGCCACCCCACCACGCTTCGGGGGCAGATGGACCTGGTGCTGCCGCCGACCAGCCGGTCCCGGCGGATTGCCGAGTGGGGCGTCGTGGCGTGGGCGGTGGTGGGCGTCGCCGTGGTGATCTGGTTCCTGGTCAGGCTGTTCCACGGCCTGGGCGCGCTGCTCCCGTACCTGGTCATGGCGGGGATGGTGGTCCTCGTGCTGAGCCCGGCCGTTCGGGCCCTGACCCGGCTGCGGGTCCCCCGAGAGCTCGCCGTGACCATCGTGTTCGCGGTGGCCGCGGTGGCCACGCCGGCCGTGGTGCCGCTCATCCTGCGGACCCTGCTGGACCAGGTCCGGTCGCTGCTTCGCTCGTCACCCACCGCCCTGGAGTCCGGCGGGCTGGTCGGGCGGCTGGCCGGCTCGTCGAACTCGCTGCTGCACGCCGCTGGGAACGCGATCAAGTCCGGGGTGGGCTCGTACCAGGCCCACGCCGCCGGCCACCTGGCCTCGCTGGGGTCCCTCCTGGCCCACGCCGGCGTGATCGTGCTCCTGGGTGGGTTCCTCGGGTATCTGCTCCTGCTGTCGCGGCCGGGGATCGGGGCGGGGCTCATGCTGCTCGTCCCGCCGTCGCGCCGGGCCCTTGCGCAGGAGGTCGCCACGGAGATGGGACGGATCGTTGCGAGCTACGTTCGGGCCCGGCTCATCGTGTCGGCTGCCGTGGGCGTCCTCGCCACCATCGGACTGTGGGCGGTCGGCATGCCGTTCTGGCTGGTCCTGGGGCTGATCGTGGGCTTGGCCAATCTGGTCCCGACCCTCGGCGCCTGGATCGGCGGCGCCCCGGTGGTGCTGGTGGCACTGCTGACCAAGCCGCCGGCGTTCCTGTTCGCCGCGCTCGCGGTGATCATGCTGGCCCACGTGGTCGACGGATTCATCCTGTCCCCGATCATCCTGAGGGAGACCATGCACCTGCATCCGGTGGTCGTGTTGCTCTCGGTGATCGTGGGAGCGGAACTGCTGGGGATCTGGGGCGTGCTGGCCGCGATCCCGGTGGCAGCGATCGTCCAGTTCCTGCTCCACCGCTGGGTCTCGCCGAAGGTGTACGGCGACCCGCGAGATCCCGTGCCGATCGCGCCGGCCGACTTACCTCCCGCCGAGGCCGGCGCCGGCGTCCCCGGCGGCCCCGGCCCCGGGGGCTGAGCGGCCCGCCACCACGCCCAGCGAGCAGAAGGTCGTAGCCACGGCGGCGTCGACGAGGGCTGGCTTTCGATGGTCGGCGCTGGCGGCCGCCAGGGCGAACATGCTGGTCGCGTGCAGGGCGTCCACGACGGCACCCGCGTAGAGGCGGACCCGGGCGGGGTGGCCGGCCGTCGCGAGGGCCTGGGCCAGGTGGCGCGAGCCGAGGACTCGGGCTACTGCCGTCCCGCCGCCATCAGCGTTGCCCGCCGCGCGGAGCAGTGGGCCGGGCGCGATCAGCAGCGCGGACCCGTAGGCGGCGCGCGCCAGCGCGAGCGGGTTCAACGCGGCGTCACCGGCGGGTTCGGCCCTTACCGTGGCCCGGCCCAGCCCCGCGGATGCGCCGGTCACCACCACGACCTTGCCGCGCAGCGACGTCATGCAGCCAGTGCATTCCTGTTCAGATGCTCGATCCGGCTCTTGTCGGAGCGCGGACGGCTGGTCTCGGTGTCGAGCCGGGTGGGCAACTTCATCGGCGTCCTCTGGCCAGAGGGAGAGGTCCTGAGCCGCTTCTACCCGTCGCCGGGTGACCCGGAAACGTGGCTGCCGGCCGATGCCCGTGTCCTCAGTTCTCTTTGACAGTGGGGCGGATTCCGCGTAAGCGATGCAGGTCCAGTCGAGGAGGCTGCCGTGACCGTTTCGCGCAAGGTCCACCACACCAGGCGTGACGAGACGCTGTCCCTGAACCCGCTGGTCGCCGGCCCGAACGTGGGCGCCGGCGCGAGCGCGAGCGGCGAGATCCCGCGATATCGATTGCCCGATGCGGAGATGGGGCCGGACGCCGCCTACCAGATCGTCCACGACGAGCTGATGGTCGACGGCAACGCTCGCCTGAACCTGGCCACCTTCGTCACCACGTGGATGGAGCCGCAGGCCGCCCGGTTGATGGCGGAGACCTTCGACAAGAACATGATCGACAAGGACGAGTACCCGCAGACCGCCGAGCTCGAGATGCGGTGCGTGAACATCCTCTCGGACCTGTGGGGCTCGCCCGACCACGAGGAGGCCACGGGGTGCTCGACCACGGGCTCCAGCGAGGCGGCCATGCTGGGCGGGATGGCGCTCAAGTGGCGCTGGCGGGAGCGGATGCGCGCGACCGGGAAGCCCGCCGACCGCCCCAACATGGTCATGAGCATCGGCGTCCAGGTGTGCTGGGAGAAGTTCTGCCGGTACTGGGACGTCGAGCCGCGGTTCGTGCCCATGGAGGCCGGGCGCCGCCACCTCACCGGCGAGGAGGCCGCGAGGCTCTGCGACGAGAACACCATCGGGGTCGTGGCGGTGATGGGCGTGACGTTCGATGGGAGCAACGAGCCGGTGGCCGAGATCGCCGCGGCCCTCGACCGGCTCCAGTCCGGCGGCGGACCGGACGTCCCCATCCACGTGGACGGCGCCTCGGGCGGGTTCGTGGCGCCCTTCCTGCAACCCGACCTGCCGTGGGACTTCCGGGTCCCCCGCGTGCAGTCCATCAACGCGTCCGGCCACAAGTACGGGCTCGTCTACCCGGGGGTGGGATGGATCGTGTGGCGCTACCCCGAGGCGCTCCCCGGCGACCTGGTGTTCGACGTGAACTACCTGGGGGGGCAGATGCCCACGTTCGCCCTGAACTTCTCGCGGCCGGGGGCCCAGGTGTGCGCGCAGTACTACAACTTCATCCGGCTGGGGCGGGAGGGATACCGCCGGGTCCAGCAGCAGTCCATGGACACGGCCCGCTTCCTGTCGGAGGAAGTGGACCGCCTCGGCCCGTTCGAGACGCTGGCCGGCTGTCTGGACATCCCGGTGTTCGCGTTCCGCGTGAAGGACGGCGTGGACCGCTACTCCGTGTTCGACGTGTCACGCGAGCTCCGGAGCCGGGGCTGGCAGGTCCCCGCGTACACCATGCCGGCGAACCTGGAGAACCTCGCGGTGCTGCGCATCGTGGTCCGCAACGGCTTCAGCCGGGACCTCGCGGAGATCCTGCTGGCCGACCTCCGCCGGACCGCACGGGAGCTCGAGAGGCACGGCGGCCACCCCGGCCGGCGCCCGGAGGCGTTCCGGCACTAGCGCGCATCCAGGGGCTACGTCGAGAACGGCGCCGGGCCCTCCCGGCTCGAACGCAGTCGCCGGGCGAATTCCTCCGCCAGGCCGGGGGCGAGTTCCCTTCCCAACATGCCCGCTACGAACTGCAGGCCCTCCGCCTGGACCTGGGCCAGGAACTCAGCCCGCTGCCCAGGCGGCATGGCCTGAAGGGCCTCCTTGAACTTGTCCCGGGAAGAGGGATCGAGCGGGTCCAGCGTGGTGCCGTCGGGGAGGGTGGGGAACCGCGCCCCCCGATCCTGTTGTACGAACGCCGGGACCAGGGCGGCGAACTGGGCGACGGCGTTCAGCCGTGCCGCATACTCCTGGACCGACTGAAGCCCGCTGTTGCATACGCACACCAGGCGGTCGAGCTCCAGGAAGAACACCCAGTCGTCCCGCTGGAGCAGGAGGGCCATGGTTCGCTCCGTGATGACAGCGGTCGCGTACTCGCGGTTCAGGGCCAGCACCTGGAACTGCCGGTTGAACTGCTCGCTCTCAAAGGTGATGTCCTTCAGGAAGAGATGCATGGCGGGTCGGTACCGCCGCAGGTTCACGAACAGCGGCGGAAGCGCCTGGCCCAGCCGAAGGACGCATACCGAACCCGGCTGGCCGGTCCTCTGCACTCCGATCCAGGCGTTGCCGAGCACGAATGGCCGCCCACCGGCCTGGCCGGAGTACACATCGGTGAACCGGGGCCCGCTCACGTGGACGTCGCCGTCCCGCGGGACGCCGTGCAGGTTCCGAAGCATCTCTGTCACGTACCTGGCCGTCGCCGTGTCGAACGCGGGATCCGCTGAGGGCCCAGCCCACCCCTGGCTGGCGGCGTACTCGGCCAGGCCTGGGATCGGCGCTGCCTCCTGCTGGCGCTGGAGGCGGTTGCGTTCCGCGGCCCGCTGCCCGAGTCGGAGCACCAGGGCCACCACCCCAACCGCCACCAGGACCAGCACGACCGGAACCATCGAGGATCACCTCCCGGCAGAGGGCCGATGCTAGCCGGAAGGGCGGGGCTTGGCATCCGGATGCCGGAGGAGCCGCTCGTAGTCCTCGGGCGTGTCCACGTCCGGGGGTGCTACGCCGGCGGCGTCCACATCGAGGACCCAGTCGGGGTGGGCCGCGATCACCTCGCGCGCCCCAACGTCGCCTTCCAGGGCGGCCACCTTCCCCCAGGTG includes:
- a CDS encoding glycoside hydrolase family 15 protein, producing MPRRSQYPPIGDYALIADCHSAALVSRNASIDWCCMPRFDSGSCFGRILDWKGAGYCSITPAAADFECFRRYVDGTLVLETTFRTGGGEVRVTDCFTMRRGGRDNPHRQVLRVVEGVRGAIELRLEIVPRFDYGEVRPWIRRHGLRLHSAIGGNDGLLISTDADLAVFEEHGLAGDVVVRAGERVHLSLQYVHPEEMDPDPPESPDPGDLDRRIEETIKWWRRWSSRGRLESPDGPAAIHSAVVLKSLVHSPTGAMAAAATTSLPEKVGAARNWDYRFSWIRDSTFALRSLGELGFDAEAEGFRRFIERSAAGNAEDLQIMFGVGGERRLVEMDLDFLEGYRRSRPVRVGNAAYEQDQHDVYGELLALSWRWHERGHSPDDDYWRFLVGLVDTAAANWRRADPGIWEVRGKPQHFVHSKVMCWAALDYGIKLARECGRRAPTRTWTKARDEIRRAVETRGYDRRRGVFVRAFGAKTMDAALLLIPNVGFVEYDDERMVRTTDAVWEDLGEDDLVWRYRADDGLEGEEGAFLACSFWLVECLARQGRHEEARRVYDRAVSTANDVGLFSEEFDPKRGEMLGNFPQALTHLSHIAAAVALAGQPAD
- a CDS encoding AI-2E family transporter, with the translated sequence MSAEAGHPTTLRGQMDLVLPPTSRSRRIAEWGVVAWAVVGVAVVIWFLVRLFHGLGALLPYLVMAGMVVLVLSPAVRALTRLRVPRELAVTIVFAVAAVATPAVVPLILRTLLDQVRSLLRSSPTALESGGLVGRLAGSSNSLLHAAGNAIKSGVGSYQAHAAGHLASLGSLLAHAGVIVLLGGFLGYLLLLSRPGIGAGLMLLVPPSRRALAQEVATEMGRIVASYVRARLIVSAAVGVLATIGLWAVGMPFWLVLGLIVGLANLVPTLGAWIGGAPVVLVALLTKPPAFLFAALAVIMLAHVVDGFILSPIILRETMHLHPVVVLLSVIVGAELLGIWGVLAAIPVAAIVQFLLHRWVSPKVYGDPRDPVPIAPADLPPAEAGAGVPGGPGPGG
- a CDS encoding glutamate decarboxylase, with product MGAGASASGEIPRYRLPDAEMGPDAAYQIVHDELMVDGNARLNLATFVTTWMEPQAARLMAETFDKNMIDKDEYPQTAELEMRCVNILSDLWGSPDHEEATGCSTTGSSEAAMLGGMALKWRWRERMRATGKPADRPNMVMSIGVQVCWEKFCRYWDVEPRFVPMEAGRRHLTGEEAARLCDENTIGVVAVMGVTFDGSNEPVAEIAAALDRLQSGGGPDVPIHVDGASGGFVAPFLQPDLPWDFRVPRVQSINASGHKYGLVYPGVGWIVWRYPEALPGDLVFDVNYLGGQMPTFALNFSRPGAQVCAQYYNFIRLGREGYRRVQQQSMDTARFLSEEVDRLGPFETLAGCLDIPVFAFRVKDGVDRYSVFDVSRELRSRGWQVPAYTMPANLENLAVLRIVVRNGFSRDLAEILLADLRRTARELERHGGHPGRRPEAFRH